From the Acidovorax carolinensis genome, one window contains:
- a CDS encoding SGNH/GDSL hydrolase family protein, with protein MATNWMRRTVMVAACATAALLAACGSSTIESALTPDRFIAFGDAFSDVGQKGPRYTVNDGSVNNWTQQLASRYGKTITPAASGGLSYATGNARITIKPDVAGDATTLTVTEQIDRFLAGGSFGANDVVFVNAGTSDVIAGVAAVRAGTLSKDDMLAETRKAGQQLATQVRRLVTSGAKYVVVMGTYDMTKSVWATAINEASLLHDASTSFNTGLSVGIVDLGANVLSIDAAYYVNLYTNAPGSYGFDNAKTPVCTSVDAGNGIGIGTGQVNSALCTAATLLPGANQNKYVFADAVYLTPSAHRQLGDYAYDRLRARW; from the coding sequence ATGGCAACAAATTGGATGCGCCGCACCGTGATGGTCGCCGCATGTGCGACGGCAGCGTTGCTCGCGGCCTGTGGTTCGAGCACCATCGAATCGGCACTGACACCCGACCGCTTCATTGCCTTTGGCGATGCCTTCAGCGATGTGGGGCAAAAAGGTCCGCGCTACACCGTCAACGACGGCTCCGTCAACAACTGGACGCAGCAACTGGCGTCGCGCTACGGCAAGACGATCACACCCGCAGCATCGGGCGGCCTGAGCTATGCCACGGGCAATGCGCGCATCACCATCAAGCCCGACGTGGCCGGCGATGCCACCACGCTCACCGTCACCGAGCAGATCGACCGCTTTCTGGCGGGCGGCAGCTTTGGCGCCAACGACGTGGTGTTCGTCAACGCCGGGACCAGCGATGTGATCGCTGGCGTGGCGGCTGTGCGCGCCGGCACGCTCTCTAAAGACGACATGTTGGCAGAGACCCGCAAAGCCGGCCAGCAGCTGGCAACGCAGGTGCGCCGCCTCGTCACGTCGGGTGCGAAATATGTGGTGGTGATGGGCACCTACGACATGACCAAGTCCGTCTGGGCCACCGCCATCAACGAGGCAAGCCTGCTCCACGATGCCAGCACCAGCTTCAACACCGGCCTGTCGGTGGGCATCGTCGATCTGGGCGCGAATGTGCTCTCTATCGATGCGGCCTACTACGTCAACCTGTACACCAACGCTCCGGGCTCCTACGGGTTTGACAACGCCAAGACGCCGGTGTGCACTTCGGTGGATGCGGGCAACGGCATTGGCATCGGCACCGGCCAGGTCAACTCGGCCTTGTGCACTGCCGCCACCTTGCTCCCCGGCGCCAACCAGAACAAGTATGTGTTTGCCGACGCGGTCTACCTCACGCCATCGGCCCACCGCCAGCTGGGCGACTACGCTTACGACCGGCTGCGGGCCCGCTGGTAA
- a CDS encoding SemiSWEET transporter, translating to MALHDLIGYLAATLTTCSFLPQALHTFRTRDVSGISLSMYGTFTLGVALWLAYGVALAAWPIVAANAVTLALAGTILVMKLRYGRRGGAKNGADPGGGPVS from the coding sequence ATGGCTCTTCACGACCTCATCGGCTACCTGGCCGCGACGCTGACCACCTGCAGTTTTTTGCCCCAGGCGCTGCACACTTTTCGCACGCGCGACGTCAGCGGCATCTCGCTGAGCATGTACGGCACTTTCACGCTGGGCGTGGCGCTGTGGCTGGCTTACGGCGTGGCGCTGGCCGCCTGGCCCATCGTTGCGGCCAATGCCGTCACGCTGGCGCTGGCGGGCACCATCCTGGTCATGAAGCTGCGCTATGGCCGCCGGGGTGGGGCGAAGAACGGCGCGGATCCCGGGGGAGGCCCTGTCTCCTAG
- the rimI gene encoding ribosomal protein S18-alanine N-acetyltransferase produces the protein MSAVFSPPANAPEARFEPLTLARLDDVLDVEHSAYSHPWTRGNFTDAMASGYQAQLLVAGDRLLGYFVAMMGVDEVHLLNITVAPAYQKQGWARVLLDALALWSRGRGAQWLWLEVRVSNERALHVYLAHGFRRVGERKRYYPAHAGQREDAVVMSLPL, from the coding sequence ATGAGCGCCGTCTTCTCGCCCCCCGCCAACGCCCCCGAGGCACGCTTTGAGCCGCTCACGCTGGCGCGGCTGGACGACGTGCTCGACGTGGAACACAGCGCCTATTCCCACCCCTGGACCCGCGGCAACTTCACCGACGCCATGGCCTCTGGCTACCAGGCCCAGCTGCTGGTGGCGGGCGACCGGTTGCTGGGTTACTTCGTGGCCATGATGGGAGTGGACGAGGTACATCTGCTCAATATCACCGTGGCCCCGGCCTACCAGAAGCAGGGCTGGGCCCGGGTATTGCTCGACGCCCTGGCGCTGTGGTCGCGCGGGCGCGGCGCCCAATGGCTGTGGCTGGAAGTGCGCGTGAGCAATGAGCGCGCCCTGCACGTTTACCTGGCCCATGGTTTTCGCCGCGTGGGCGAACGCAAGCGCTACTACCCGGCCCACGCAGGCCAGCGCGAGGATGCGGTGGTCATGAGCCTTCCCCTGTGA
- a CDS encoding L-threonylcarbamoyladenylate synthase — MILDGTQPDSIAAAARAVRSGALLGLPTETVYGLAADASSDAAVAQIFAAKGRPSDHPLIVHVADASGIAHFASEVPGFAQKLVDAFWPGPLTLILPRRPGVATAATGGQDSVGLRCPAHPVAHALLVACAAPGHSADQGGPPVWGVAAPSANRFGRVSPTTARHVQDELGADLLVLDGGPCDVGIESTIVDCTRGVPVLLRPGAITRAQIAAACGMQPLSKEELPALTPRASGTLEAHYAPAAKVRLMDAKALQTALDLLGADAAHIAVYARSALRTRSSRLVMRRMPDDATATAQQLFAVLRGFDDQAVKLIWIETPPATPEWEGVRDRLQRAAAA, encoded by the coding sequence ATGATCCTGGACGGCACCCAGCCCGACTCCATCGCTGCCGCCGCGCGGGCCGTGCGCAGCGGCGCGCTGCTGGGCCTGCCCACCGAAACCGTCTATGGCCTGGCGGCCGACGCCAGCAGCGACGCGGCCGTGGCGCAGATCTTTGCCGCCAAGGGCCGCCCGAGCGACCATCCGCTGATCGTGCATGTGGCCGACGCCTCGGGCATTGCGCACTTTGCCAGTGAGGTGCCCGGCTTTGCACAAAAGCTGGTCGATGCCTTCTGGCCCGGCCCGCTCACCCTCATCCTGCCGCGCCGGCCTGGCGTGGCCACGGCCGCGACCGGCGGCCAGGACAGCGTGGGCCTGCGCTGCCCGGCCCACCCGGTGGCCCACGCACTGCTGGTGGCCTGCGCAGCGCCGGGCCATAGCGCCGATCAGGGTGGCCCGCCCGTGTGGGGCGTGGCCGCGCCCAGCGCCAACCGCTTTGGCCGCGTGAGCCCCACCACCGCCCGGCACGTGCAGGACGAGCTGGGCGCCGACCTGCTGGTGCTCGATGGCGGGCCCTGCGATGTGGGCATTGAAAGCACCATCGTGGACTGCACGCGCGGCGTGCCCGTGCTGCTGCGGCCGGGCGCCATCACGCGGGCGCAGATTGCGGCCGCCTGCGGCATGCAACCGCTATCGAAAGAAGAGCTACCCGCACTTACCCCGCGGGCCTCGGGCACACTGGAGGCCCACTATGCCCCCGCCGCCAAGGTGCGCCTGATGGACGCCAAGGCGCTGCAGACCGCGCTGGACCTGCTGGGCGCCGACGCCGCCCACATCGCCGTCTATGCCCGCAGCGCACTGCGCACGCGCTCGTCCCGGCTGGTCATGCGCCGCATGCCCGACGACGCCACCGCCACCGCCCAGCAGCTTTTTGCCGTGCTGCGTGGCTTTGACGACCAGGCCGTGAAACTGATCTGGATCGAGACCCCGCCCGCCACCCCCGAATGGGAAGGCGTGCGCGACCGGCTGCAGAGGGCAGCCGCGGCCTGA
- the dacB gene encoding D-alanyl-D-alanine carboxypeptidase/D-alanyl-D-alanine-endopeptidase, with the protein MLDSPPTCPIRPAIDLADDVCSFRLPRSNPALVASLVVCVPAHRGGAARAQATGPLPAEVEAALVRARLPRDALSVLVVDAQGGRQAPRLAHRPQASMNPASVMKLVTTYAALDLLGPAYTWSTPVYVDGQVQGGSLQGNVYIQGQGDPKLVMERLWLLLRRLQGQGIQVIVGDIVLDRTAFDVPEHDAARFDGEPLRPYNAAPDALLLNYNAVVMTFVPDAAAGLARIQYDPPLAGVQRQATVPLAAPGAECGDWRAAVRAELSDPARTVFQGVYPARCGERVWAAAFPDPKGFAARAVEGMWRELGGKLTGTVRDGAVPARLKPAFSATSPALAEVVRDVNKYSNNVMAQQLFLTLALRKDGAATFDGARAALRQWWQARLGDAEPPAPDNGAGLSREARISAQALARMLQLAWQSPVMPELVSSLPIAGVDGTLRPSQSRAGAAHLKTGSLRDVMAVAGYVHAASGRRYVLVALVNHPQAGAARPVLDALVDWTARDQ; encoded by the coding sequence ATGCTGGATTCGCCGCCGACATGCCCAATTCGCCCGGCGATAGACTTGGCCGATGATGTTTGTTCCTTTAGGCTGCCGCGCAGCAACCCTGCGCTGGTGGCGTCTCTGGTGGTTTGTGTGCCTGCTCACCGTGGTGGGGCTGCCCGGGCGCAGGCAACAGGGCCGCTGCCCGCCGAGGTGGAGGCGGCGCTGGTGCGTGCCCGCCTGCCCAGGGACGCCCTGTCGGTGCTGGTGGTGGATGCGCAGGGCGGCCGCCAGGCACCGCGTCTGGCGCACCGCCCCCAGGCGTCCATGAACCCGGCTTCGGTCATGAAGCTCGTGACCACCTATGCGGCGCTCGACCTGCTCGGCCCCGCCTACACCTGGAGCACGCCCGTGTATGTGGACGGCCAGGTGCAGGGCGGCAGCCTCCAGGGCAACGTTTATATCCAGGGGCAGGGCGATCCCAAGCTGGTGATGGAGCGCCTGTGGCTGCTGCTGCGCCGCCTGCAGGGCCAGGGCATCCAGGTCATCGTGGGCGACATCGTGCTGGACCGCACTGCCTTTGACGTGCCCGAGCACGATGCCGCCCGCTTCGACGGCGAGCCGCTGCGCCCCTACAACGCGGCGCCCGATGCCTTGCTGCTGAACTACAACGCGGTGGTCATGACCTTTGTGCCCGATGCCGCCGCCGGGCTGGCACGCATCCAGTACGACCCGCCGCTTGCTGGCGTGCAGCGCCAGGCCACGGTGCCGCTGGCGGCGCCGGGCGCCGAATGTGGCGATTGGCGCGCCGCCGTGCGTGCCGAGCTGTCAGACCCGGCGCGCACCGTGTTCCAGGGCGTCTATCCGGCCCGCTGTGGCGAGCGCGTGTGGGCGGCGGCGTTTCCCGATCCGAAGGGGTTTGCGGCCCGCGCGGTGGAAGGCATGTGGCGCGAACTGGGCGGCAAGCTCACGGGCACCGTGCGCGATGGTGCGGTGCCTGCGCGGCTCAAGCCGGCCTTCAGTGCCACATCGCCCGCGCTGGCCGAGGTGGTGCGCGATGTGAACAAATACAGCAACAACGTGATGGCGCAGCAGCTGTTTCTCACGCTGGCGTTGCGCAAAGACGGCGCGGCCACGTTCGACGGTGCGCGCGCTGCATTGCGCCAGTGGTGGCAGGCCCGCCTGGGCGATGCCGAGCCACCCGCCCCCGACAACGGCGCAGGCCTGAGCCGCGAGGCACGCATCAGCGCGCAGGCCCTGGCGCGCATGCTGCAGCTGGCCTGGCAGTCGCCGGTGATGCCCGAGCTGGTGTCGTCCCTGCCGATTGCCGGCGTGGACGGCACGCTGCGCCCCAGCCAGAGCCGCGCCGGTGCCGCCCACCTCAAGACCGGCAGCCTGCGCGACGTGATGGCCGTCGCCGGTTATGTGCACGCCGCCAGCGGCCGCCGCTACGTGCTGGTGGCCCTCGTCAACCACCCGCAGGCGGGCGCAGCGCGGCCCGTGCTTGATGCGCTGGTGGACTGGACCGCGCGCGATCAATAG
- a CDS encoding 5'-methylthioadenosine/adenosylhomocysteine nucleosidase, which translates to MTTAILSALAEEQSGLVASLQHPQRRVHAGRVFWTGSLHGHSVVLALSGIGKVAAATTATALIERFGAARIVFTGVAGGVGDGVRVGDVVVAQDYVQHDMDASPLFPRWELPGYARARLACDVALSALLLEAARACLISAEGLFDSNNGDLAQQVHHGLMASGDRFVSAAHESDRLRTALREAGHDVLAVEMEGAAVAQVCLDYGVPFAAVRTISDRADDAAHGDFAQFVQTVASRYADHMVQSFLQRL; encoded by the coding sequence ATGACCACCGCCATCCTCAGCGCACTTGCCGAAGAGCAATCGGGCCTTGTGGCCAGCTTGCAGCACCCCCAGCGCAGGGTGCATGCGGGGCGTGTTTTCTGGACCGGATCGCTGCACGGCCACAGCGTGGTGCTGGCGCTTTCGGGCATCGGCAAGGTGGCAGCCGCCACCACGGCCACGGCACTGATCGAGCGGTTTGGCGCGGCACGCATCGTGTTCACGGGCGTGGCTGGTGGAGTGGGCGATGGCGTGCGGGTGGGCGATGTGGTGGTGGCGCAGGACTATGTGCAGCACGACATGGACGCCTCGCCCCTGTTTCCGCGCTGGGAGCTGCCGGGCTACGCACGGGCGCGGCTGGCTTGCGATGTGGCTTTGTCTGCTCTTCTTTTGGAAGCTGCTCGCGCTTGCTTGATAAGCGCTGAAGGGCTATTTGACTCAAATAATGGCGATCTTGCCCAGCAGGTGCACCACGGCCTGATGGCCAGCGGCGACCGCTTTGTATCGGCCGCGCACGAGTCCGACCGGCTGCGCACCGCGCTGCGCGAAGCGGGCCATGACGTGCTGGCCGTGGAAATGGAAGGCGCCGCCGTGGCCCAGGTGTGCCTTGACTATGGCGTGCCGTTTGCGGCGGTGCGCACCATCTCCGACCGGGCCGACGATGCCGCGCATGGCGACTTCGCGCAGTTCGTGCAGACCGTGGCCAGCCGCTATGCCGACCACATGGTGCAATCGTTTTTACAAAGACTATGA
- the purE gene encoding 5-(carboxyamino)imidazole ribonucleotide mutase, with the protein MKPIQIGVVMGSSSDWDTMQHAVQILEQFGIAHEARVVSAHRMPDDMFAYAEAAAGRGLKAIIAGAGGAAHLPGMIAAKTPVPVLGVPVASRHLQGVDSLHSIVQMPKGIPVATFAIGTAGAANAALFAVALLANESPELRQRLDAFRAEQTEVARNMTLPPAA; encoded by the coding sequence ATGAAACCCATCCAGATCGGCGTGGTCATGGGTTCCAGCAGCGACTGGGACACCATGCAGCATGCAGTGCAGATTCTTGAACAGTTCGGCATCGCCCATGAGGCCCGCGTGGTCTCGGCCCACCGCATGCCCGATGACATGTTTGCCTATGCCGAAGCCGCTGCGGGCCGGGGCCTGAAGGCCATCATCGCCGGGGCCGGGGGCGCTGCCCACCTGCCCGGCATGATCGCCGCCAAGACGCCCGTGCCCGTGCTGGGTGTGCCCGTGGCCAGCCGCCACCTGCAGGGCGTGGACTCGCTGCACTCCATCGTGCAGATGCCCAAGGGCATTCCCGTGGCCACGTTTGCCATTGGTACGGCCGGCGCCGCCAATGCCGCGCTGTTTGCCGTAGCGCTGCTGGCCAACGAAAGCCCCGAACTGCGCCAGCGGCTCGATGCCTTCCGCGCCGAGCAGACGGAAGTGGCGCGCAACATGACCTTGCCGCCTGCCGCATGA
- the corA gene encoding magnesium/cobalt transporter CorA has protein sequence MLNIFSLANGRLFQEEIESLEELTRFQPIWVDLENPTLEEKRWIKQHYGLSIPEDAMDEDIEESARFYEEDNGDLHIRSDFLIDDNEQPRSVRVAFILNLTNPELKSKGVLFSIHDEDVPVFRLLRMRARRAPGLIEDAKEVLLALFDADAEYSADTLENIYDELEKVSKQVLAGDVTDTRAGEVLAAIARQEDLNGRIRRNVMDTRRAVSFMMRSKMLSSDQFEEARQILRDIESLDNHTAFLFDKINFLMDATVGFININQNKIIKIFSVASVALLPPTLIASVYGMNFQHMPELAKEWGYPYALLLMLASALGPMWYFRKRGWLK, from the coding sequence ATGCTCAATATCTTTTCGCTCGCCAATGGCCGGCTGTTCCAGGAAGAAATCGAATCCCTGGAAGAACTCACCCGCTTCCAGCCCATCTGGGTTGATCTGGAAAACCCCACGCTCGAAGAAAAGCGCTGGATCAAGCAGCACTACGGCCTGTCCATCCCCGAAGACGCGATGGACGAGGACATCGAGGAATCCGCCCGCTTCTACGAAGAAGACAACGGCGACCTGCACATTCGCAGCGACTTTCTCATCGATGACAACGAACAGCCGCGCTCGGTGCGCGTGGCTTTCATCCTGAACCTGACCAACCCCGAGCTGAAAAGCAAGGGCGTTCTGTTCTCGATCCACGATGAAGACGTGCCCGTGTTCCGCCTGCTGCGCATGCGCGCACGCCGGGCGCCAGGCCTGATCGAGGATGCCAAGGAAGTGCTGCTGGCGCTGTTCGACGCCGACGCCGAGTATTCGGCCGACACGCTGGAAAACATCTACGACGAGCTGGAGAAGGTCAGCAAGCAGGTGCTGGCTGGCGATGTGACCGACACCCGCGCTGGCGAGGTGCTGGCCGCCATCGCGCGCCAGGAAGACTTGAACGGCCGCATTCGCCGCAACGTGATGGACACACGCCGCGCCGTGAGCTTCATGATGCGCAGCAAGATGCTCAGCTCCGATCAGTTCGAGGAGGCCCGCCAGATCCTGCGCGACATCGAGTCGCTCGACAACCACACTGCCTTCCTGTTCGACAAGATCAACTTCTTGATGGACGCCACGGTCGGCTTCATCAACATCAACCAGAACAAGATCATCAAGATCTTCTCGGTGGCCAGCGTAGCACTGCTGCCGCCCACGCTGATTGCCAGCGTGTACGGCATGAACTTCCAACACATGCCCGAGCTGGCCAAGGAGTGGGGCTACCCCTACGCGCTGCTGCTGATGCTGGCCAGCGCGCTGGGCCCCATGTGGTATTTCCGCAAGCGTGGCTGGTTGAAGTAG
- a CDS encoding uracil-DNA glycosylase family protein: protein MILHAAQALYPTADPAQTPAELGAGWLVVAESLSPTEPLAGDAGRLLDNMLRAMRLHRHPRVYLAALERPQAGTAAEAIDIAPLLHDMVAALRPAMVLVLGHVAARAALARTEPLGRLRAELHQLAGCPAIVTYDPAFLLRSQGNKAAAWADLCRALALVQAASPGT from the coding sequence TTGATCCTGCATGCGGCGCAGGCGCTGTACCCCACGGCCGATCCGGCGCAGACGCCGGCCGAGCTGGGCGCGGGCTGGCTGGTGGTTGCCGAAAGCCTCTCGCCCACCGAGCCGCTGGCGGGCGATGCCGGCCGCCTGCTCGACAACATGCTGCGGGCCATGCGGCTGCACCGCCACCCGCGCGTTTATCTGGCCGCGCTGGAACGCCCCCAGGCCGGCACCGCCGCAGAGGCCATCGACATCGCCCCGTTATTGCACGACATGGTGGCGGCACTGCGTCCCGCCATGGTGCTGGTGCTGGGCCATGTGGCAGCCCGGGCCGCCCTCGCGCGCACCGAACCCCTGGGCCGCCTGCGCGCCGAGCTGCATCAGCTGGCGGGCTGCCCGGCCATCGTCACCTACGACCCCGCGTTCTTGCTGCGCTCCCAGGGCAACAAGGCCGCCGCCTGGGCCGATCTGTGCCGTGCGCTGGCGCTGGTGCAGGCCGCCAGCCCAGGCACATAA
- a CDS encoding lipase family protein, whose translation MTYFRLSCVAAAAVLLVACGGSDGPQRGALLDPPATLTTLTAAQIDAATAGSGLQAISGKAKCDVKVVALNYTTVGVKDDESTNASGVMLVPAGSCTGASALVAYAKGSDVQKPRTLANPQDGETFLLAAMYAAQGYTVVATDYLGFAKSAYAYHPYLHADSEATAVLDSIRAARAAAPSVGANLSGKVMFAGYSQGGHASMAAHRAAERDHAGEFNVVAGAHLAGPYNLSGQLRAPDAIAGVQFFVPYLVTSWQKVYGNVYTDVKTAFKLPYSGYIETLLPSPTLTTTTLVSSGALPGGPGVTPNQARDLLFQPEFLAAAQAGGSNPLFLAARKNDLLGWNPRARVLLCGGAGDPTVPPAIHQQAMKADFDSRGLTNVASVDVDPQVQATYGTAGKAPTDPASAAFATYYGNYHGTYEPPFCHAQARAVFDAVK comes from the coding sequence ATGACGTATTTCCGCCTTTCCTGTGTTGCCGCAGCTGCGGTGTTGCTGGTCGCCTGCGGGGGCTCGGATGGCCCGCAACGGGGCGCGTTGCTGGACCCGCCCGCCACGCTGACCACGCTGACCGCCGCGCAGATCGATGCCGCAACGGCGGGCAGCGGCCTGCAGGCGATCAGCGGCAAAGCAAAGTGTGATGTGAAGGTGGTGGCGCTCAACTACACCACGGTCGGCGTCAAGGACGACGAAAGCACCAATGCCTCGGGCGTCATGCTGGTGCCGGCGGGCAGTTGCACCGGCGCGTCAGCGCTGGTGGCGTATGCCAAGGGCTCCGATGTGCAAAAGCCCCGCACGCTGGCCAATCCGCAAGACGGCGAAACCTTTTTGCTCGCCGCGATGTACGCCGCCCAGGGTTACACCGTGGTGGCCACCGACTACCTTGGTTTTGCCAAGTCTGCCTACGCCTACCACCCCTATCTGCATGCGGACTCCGAAGCCACGGCGGTGCTGGACTCCATCCGCGCCGCGCGGGCGGCTGCGCCCAGCGTGGGCGCCAACCTGTCGGGCAAGGTGATGTTCGCCGGCTATTCGCAGGGTGGGCATGCGTCCATGGCCGCCCACCGGGCGGCAGAGCGCGACCATGCCGGGGAGTTCAACGTGGTGGCCGGTGCCCACCTGGCCGGGCCCTACAACCTGTCAGGCCAGCTGCGGGCGCCCGATGCGATTGCCGGGGTGCAGTTCTTCGTGCCGTATCTGGTGACCTCGTGGCAAAAGGTGTATGGCAACGTCTACACCGACGTCAAGACGGCGTTCAAATTGCCCTATTCGGGCTATATCGAAACCTTGCTGCCCAGCCCGACGCTCACCACCACCACGCTGGTCTCGTCGGGCGCATTGCCCGGGGGGCCCGGCGTTACGCCCAATCAGGCGCGTGACCTCCTGTTCCAGCCCGAATTTCTGGCTGCGGCCCAGGCCGGTGGCAGCAACCCGCTGTTTCTGGCCGCCAGGAAGAACGACCTGCTGGGATGGAACCCCAGGGCGCGCGTGCTGCTGTGCGGTGGCGCGGGCGACCCCACGGTGCCGCCGGCCATCCACCAGCAGGCCATGAAGGCCGACTTTGACAGCCGTGGCCTGACCAACGTGGCCTCTGTCGATGTCGATCCCCAGGTGCAGGCCACGTACGGCACTGCCGGCAAGGCACCCACCGATCCGGCCTCGGCGGCGTTTGCCACGTATTACGGCAACTACCACGGCACCTACGAGCCGCCGTTTTGCCACGCGCAGGCACGGGCGGTGTTCGATGCCGTCAAATAA
- a CDS encoding 5-(carboxyamino)imidazole ribonucleotide synthase has product MTDSAKPLLPGSTLGVLGGGQLGRMFVHQAQAMGYFTAVLDADPTSPAGLVSHHHIQTGYEDPQGLAELARVADAVTTEFENVPAAALAALAARLPVSPAASAVSVAQDRAREKAHFVACGVPCAPYAVIETAEQLAAVAPDLLPGILKTARMGYDGKGQVRVKTAAELAAAWASVGKVPCVLEKMLPLALECSVIVARGHDGATVHLPVQRNLHREGILAVTEVFEQNLPPALIQQAVAAAISIANGLHYVGVLCVEFFVLQDGSLVVNEIAPRPHNSGHYSQNACDVSQFELQVRTLARLPLTQPRQHSPAVMLNLLGDLWFAHGDAEQTPPWAQVLALPGAHLHLYGKREAKRGRKMGHLNVTGPTPEAARATALQAAALLGIAAF; this is encoded by the coding sequence ATGACCGACTCTGCCAAGCCACTTTTGCCGGGTAGCACGCTGGGCGTGCTCGGCGGCGGCCAGCTGGGCCGCATGTTTGTGCACCAGGCGCAGGCCATGGGCTACTTCACCGCCGTGCTCGATGCCGACCCCACCAGCCCGGCCGGGCTGGTGAGCCACCACCACATCCAGACCGGCTATGAAGACCCGCAAGGCCTGGCCGAACTGGCCCGCGTGGCCGATGCGGTGACCACCGAGTTCGAGAACGTGCCCGCCGCCGCGCTGGCTGCATTGGCCGCGCGGCTCCCCGTATCGCCCGCCGCCAGCGCGGTCTCAGTGGCGCAAGACCGGGCCCGCGAAAAGGCCCACTTTGTGGCCTGTGGCGTGCCCTGCGCGCCCTATGCCGTGATCGAAACGGCCGAACAACTGGCCGCTGTTGCGCCCGATCTGCTGCCGGGTATTCTGAAAACCGCCCGCATGGGCTACGACGGCAAGGGCCAGGTCCGCGTCAAGACCGCCGCCGAACTGGCCGCCGCCTGGGCGTCGGTGGGCAAGGTGCCTTGCGTGCTCGAAAAGATGCTTCCGCTGGCACTGGAATGCTCGGTGATCGTGGCGCGGGGCCACGATGGCGCCACCGTGCACCTGCCGGTGCAGCGCAACCTGCACCGCGAAGGCATCCTGGCCGTGACGGAGGTTTTTGAGCAAAATCTGCCTCCAGCGCTTATCCAGCAAGCGGTAGCAGCTGCAATTTCAATAGCAAATGGCCTGCATTACGTGGGCGTGCTGTGCGTGGAATTCTTTGTGCTGCAGGACGGCAGCCTGGTGGTGAACGAGATCGCCCCGCGCCCGCACAACAGCGGCCACTACAGCCAGAACGCCTGCGACGTGTCGCAGTTCGAGCTGCAGGTGCGCACCCTGGCCCGCCTGCCGCTGACGCAGCCGCGCCAGCACAGCCCCGCCGTCATGCTCAACCTGCTGGGCGACCTGTGGTTTGCGCACGGCGATGCCGAGCAGACGCCTCCCTGGGCGCAGGTGCTGGCCCTGCCCGGCGCGCATCTGCACCTGTATGGCAAGCGCGAGGCCAAGCGCGGCCGCAAGATGGGCCACCTCAATGTCACCGGCCCTACGCCAGAGGCGGCCCGCGCCACGGCCTTGCAGGCCGCAGCCTTGCTGGGCATCGCGGCGTTTTGA